In Agrobacterium vitis, one genomic interval encodes:
- a CDS encoding DUF937 domain-containing protein: MLPLFDMLLRAQNGAAMDAMAKQFGLAQEQVAQALAALTPAFSSGFKRTAANPYDLSSLFAALSSGNYAQYFEDMGKAFTPQGIADGNQVLQQLFGSKEVSRAVAAQAAQITGIGQDILKRMLPAMADTIMGGLFKQSLGQMQQASNPFANNPMAGPMAGMIQEWLQATGFSPKAQPTSPGPFDNPFIAAWQQMMGISAAKAAPKTETNPFLDNPFTKAWQDMVSGSMGQAPKAEPPKPSPEAEARKSMMDIVNTMFDSGLNVQKSYQKSVEQIFETYVTAPGKDARAESDEGATHSKH; this comes from the coding sequence ATGTTGCCACTGTTTGATATGCTGTTAAGAGCACAGAATGGCGCGGCCATGGACGCCATGGCAAAGCAGTTCGGGCTTGCCCAAGAACAGGTAGCGCAGGCGCTTGCCGCATTGACGCCGGCTTTTTCCTCCGGGTTCAAGCGCACCGCCGCCAATCCCTATGATCTGTCAAGCCTGTTTGCTGCCTTATCGTCCGGCAATTATGCCCAGTATTTCGAAGATATGGGCAAGGCCTTTACGCCTCAGGGCATTGCCGACGGCAATCAGGTTCTGCAACAATTGTTCGGCTCCAAAGAGGTGTCGCGCGCTGTCGCCGCCCAGGCGGCCCAGATCACCGGCATCGGCCAGGACATTCTGAAACGCATGCTGCCGGCTATGGCCGATACGATCATGGGTGGATTGTTCAAGCAGAGCCTTGGACAGATGCAGCAGGCCAGCAATCCCTTTGCCAATAACCCGATGGCTGGCCCAATGGCTGGGATGATCCAGGAATGGCTTCAGGCAACGGGATTTTCACCGAAAGCTCAACCAACATCGCCCGGTCCCTTCGACAATCCCTTCATTGCCGCCTGGCAGCAAATGATGGGCATAAGCGCGGCCAAGGCAGCACCCAAGACCGAAACGAACCCTTTCCTGGACAATCCCTTCACCAAAGCCTGGCAGGACATGGTCAGTGGTTCGATGGGGCAAGCGCCGAAAGCAGAACCACCAAAGCCAAGCCCGGAAGCCGAGGCCAGAAAATCGATGATGGATATCGTCAACACGATGTTCGATAGTGGTCTGAACGTGCAGAAAAGCTATCAGAAAAGCGTGGAACAGATCTTCGAAACCTATGTGACGGCGCCGGGCAAGGATGCTCGTGCCGAATCGGACGAAGGCGCCACTCATTCCAAGCACTGA
- a CDS encoding inorganic phosphate transporter, translating into MSKPPKYPRPMLDKDLDRLTLLERAAQHVARGAAPYGMALIFLIFAAVFALGFAADRTGSAIIIAAAALAGYMALNIGANDVTNNVGAAVGARAMTMTGALVMAAFFEIAGAMIAGSEVTDTISSGILAPSLVGNPQTFIWIMMAALLAAALWINLATWANAPVSTTHSIVGSVMGAAASAMGTAAVNWQTIATITLGWVISPVLGGLIAAAILFLIYDLIVYRPDKIAQARRWVPILIGLMAGCFSCYLSLKTTGMGFTIISDRAVLFGLVIGTIAWLVARPIVRQQAIGLENRNQSLRKLFRMPLIGAAALLSFAHGANDVSNAIGPLAAIVHTVMSNDLHTRMTAPLWVVTIGALGISTGLLLFGPRLIRLVGTKITKLNPMRAYCVSLSSAITVITASKLGLPVSSTHIAIGAVFGLGFFREWYNRHSKRRLEYMLMKSAEWQRKAPKPSNADEVNRRRLVRRSHILTIMGAWLVTLPVSAGLAALIYRVMFALFR; encoded by the coding sequence ATGAGCAAGCCTCCCAAATACCCCCGACCAATGCTGGACAAAGATCTTGACCGGCTGACCCTGCTCGAACGCGCTGCCCAGCACGTGGCGCGTGGTGCTGCTCCCTACGGCATGGCATTGATCTTTTTGATCTTTGCTGCGGTTTTTGCGCTCGGCTTTGCAGCAGACCGGACAGGCTCTGCCATCATCATTGCCGCAGCAGCGCTTGCTGGCTACATGGCGCTGAATATCGGCGCCAATGACGTGACCAACAATGTCGGGGCAGCGGTGGGCGCCCGGGCCATGACGATGACCGGCGCGCTGGTGATGGCGGCGTTTTTCGAAATTGCCGGGGCGATGATTGCCGGAAGCGAAGTCACCGATACGATTTCCTCAGGTATCCTGGCGCCGTCCCTGGTTGGCAATCCACAAACCTTTATCTGGATCATGATGGCTGCTCTGTTGGCGGCAGCCCTCTGGATCAATCTCGCCACCTGGGCCAATGCCCCGGTCTCGACGACCCATTCCATCGTCGGCAGTGTCATGGGGGCCGCCGCATCAGCCATGGGCACCGCCGCCGTCAATTGGCAGACCATCGCCACCATCACGCTCGGATGGGTGATTTCACCGGTGTTGGGCGGATTGATCGCGGCCGCCATCCTGTTTCTGATCTACGACCTGATCGTTTACCGCCCCGACAAGATCGCTCAGGCGCGCCGTTGGGTGCCGATTCTGATCGGATTGATGGCAGGTTGCTTCAGTTGCTATCTCAGCCTGAAAACCACCGGCATGGGCTTTACGATCATCTCGGATCGAGCCGTTCTGTTCGGCCTGGTGATCGGCACCATTGCCTGGCTTGTGGCCCGGCCTATCGTGCGCCAGCAGGCAATAGGGCTGGAAAACCGTAATCAATCCTTGCGCAAACTGTTTCGGATGCCGCTGATCGGTGCCGCCGCTTTGCTGTCCTTTGCGCATGGCGCCAACGACGTTTCCAACGCCATCGGCCCGCTGGCAGCGATTGTTCATACGGTCATGTCGAATGATCTGCACACGCGAATGACCGCACCGCTTTGGGTGGTCACGATAGGCGCGCTCGGCATTTCAACCGGACTTCTGCTGTTTGGCCCAAGGCTGATCCGCCTTGTCGGCACCAAGATCACCAAACTTAACCCGATGCGGGCCTATTGCGTATCGCTTTCGTCCGCCATCACCGTCATCACCGCTTCCAAACTGGGCCTGCCGGTCAGCTCCACCCATATCGCTATCGGCGCGGTGTTTGGCCTCGGTTTTTTCCGGGAATGGTATAATCGCCATTCAAAACGGCGGCTGGAGTACATGCTGATGAAGTCGGCGGAATGGCAGCGTAAAGCCCCCAAACCGTCCAATGCCGATGAGGTGAACCGGCGTCGCCTGGTCCGTCGCTCTCACATCCTCACCATCATGGGCGCCTGGTTGGTGACGCTTCCGGTCTCCGCGGGGCTTGCAGCGCTGATTTACCGGGTTATGTTCGCGCTCTTTCGATAA
- a CDS encoding DUF1127 domain-containing protein, producing MRTTRQITVAAFPHAEGAVIAALRAIVLTVNSVLRTLTNRRAALKLADLDDYLLHDVGLTRAELEAELSKSGPLEDPSAKLAGLARARTRKQVSTLSLG from the coding sequence ATGCGCACGACCAGACAGATCACCGTAGCGGCTTTTCCTCACGCAGAGGGCGCGGTCATCGCAGCCCTTCGCGCCATTGTCTTGACAGTGAATTCTGTGCTGCGCACGCTCACCAACCGCCGCGCGGCTCTTAAGCTCGCGGATCTCGACGACTACCTTCTGCATGATGTCGGTTTGACCCGAGCTGAGCTGGAGGCCGAATTGTCGAAGTCCGGGCCACTTGAAGATCCGTCGGCAAAGCTTGCAGGTCTCGCGCGCGCCAGGACCCGCAAACAGGTGAGCACGCTTTCTCTCGGCTGA
- a CDS encoding 16S rRNA (uracil(1498)-N(3))-methyltransferase, translating to MRANYKMQRLYVEAGLEAANPVATTPEQYNYLANVLRLTEGAEVLVFNGRDGEWKASLAFPTRKRIALIPQSQTRPQPRPSDLTFLFAPLKVGRMDYLVQKAVEMGAGALQPVMTQHVQGRIGSIERLQANVIEAAEQCGILSIPKVAPLVKLKDLLETWPASHRIIFCDEDSATDNPMPALAAIEERQLALLVGPEGGFSDEERSLLRSLGFVTAIPLGPRILRADTAAVAALAVVQASIGDWK from the coding sequence ATGCGAGCAAATTACAAGATGCAGAGACTCTATGTCGAGGCCGGGCTGGAAGCGGCAAACCCAGTGGCGACGACACCGGAACAGTATAACTATCTCGCCAATGTTCTGCGCCTCACCGAAGGTGCCGAAGTGCTTGTCTTCAATGGCCGCGATGGCGAATGGAAGGCAAGCCTTGCCTTTCCGACCCGCAAACGGATCGCGCTGATCCCGCAGAGCCAAACCCGCCCGCAGCCCCGCCCCAGCGACCTGACATTTCTGTTTGCGCCGCTGAAAGTCGGACGGATGGACTATCTCGTCCAGAAGGCGGTGGAAATGGGCGCCGGTGCGCTCCAGCCCGTCATGACCCAGCATGTTCAGGGCAGGATCGGCAGTATTGAGCGCTTGCAGGCCAATGTGATCGAGGCAGCCGAGCAATGCGGCATCCTTTCCATTCCAAAGGTTGCACCGCTGGTCAAGCTCAAGGACCTGCTGGAAACCTGGCCTGCCAGCCATCGGATCATTTTCTGTGACGAGGACAGCGCCACAGACAATCCGATGCCAGCGCTGGCGGCAATCGAGGAACGGCAACTGGCATTGCTGGTTGGGCCAGAAGGTGGATTTTCCGATGAGGAACGCAGTCTGTTGCGCAGCCTCGGCTTTGTCACCGCCATTCCGCTGGGGCCACGCATTCTGCGCGCCGATACCGCAGCCGTTGCGGCTCTGGCCGTGGTTCAGGCCAGCATCGGTGATTGGAAATGA
- the guaB gene encoding IMP dehydrogenase → MARIVISATGAEALTFDDVLLQPGHSEVMPGQTNISTRIAKDIDLSLPILSSAMDTVTESRLAIAMAQAGGLGVIHRNLTPTEQAEEVRQVKKFESGMVINPVTIHPDATLAEALGLMKAHGISGIPVVENGGRPGRLVGILTNRDVRFASDHSQKIHELMTRDNLITVKDGVEQQEAKRLLHSHRIEKLLVVDNEGRCVGLITVKDIEKSQLNPHAAKDFQGRLRVAAAISTGDDGRERAERLIEAGVDVIVVDTAHGHSQRVLDAVTAVKKMSNSVRIIAGNVATGDGTRALIDAGADGVKVGIGPGSICTTRIVAGVGVPQLAAIMAAVEAAHKLDIPVIADGGVKFSGDLAKAIAAGASAVMVGSLLAGTDESPGEVFLYQGRSFKAYRGMGSVGAMARGSADRYFQAEVRDTLKLVPEGIEGQVPYKGPVSAVLHQLAGGLKAAMGYVGGKDIKDFQEKATFVRISGAGLRESHPHGVTITRESPNYPGAA, encoded by the coding sequence ATGGCACGGATCGTAATTTCGGCAACCGGCGCAGAAGCGCTCACCTTTGACGATGTTCTCCTCCAGCCCGGACATTCGGAAGTCATGCCGGGCCAGACGAATATTTCCACCCGCATCGCCAAGGACATCGATCTTTCGCTGCCCATCCTGTCCTCCGCCATGGATACAGTCACCGAAAGCCGGCTGGCGATTGCCATGGCCCAGGCTGGCGGCCTTGGGGTTATCCACCGCAATTTGACACCAACCGAACAGGCCGAAGAGGTTCGCCAGGTCAAGAAATTCGAAAGCGGCATGGTGATCAATCCGGTGACCATCCATCCGGATGCGACGCTCGCCGAAGCACTCGGCCTGATGAAAGCCCACGGCATTTCCGGCATTCCGGTCGTCGAAAACGGTGGCCGTCCCGGTCGCCTGGTCGGCATTCTCACCAATCGCGATGTGCGCTTTGCCTCGGATCATTCCCAGAAGATCCATGAATTGATGACCCGCGATAACCTGATCACCGTCAAGGATGGCGTCGAGCAGCAGGAAGCCAAGCGTCTCCTGCATAGCCACCGGATCGAAAAGCTGTTGGTGGTGGACAATGAAGGCCGCTGCGTCGGCCTGATCACCGTCAAGGATATCGAAAAGTCGCAGCTAAACCCGCACGCCGCCAAGGATTTTCAGGGCCGCCTGCGGGTCGCCGCCGCCATTTCCACCGGCGATGATGGACGCGAACGGGCCGAACGGCTGATCGAGGCTGGTGTCGATGTGATCGTTGTTGATACCGCTCACGGCCATTCGCAGCGGGTGCTGGATGCCGTGACCGCCGTGAAGAAAATGTCCAACTCGGTTCGGATCATTGCTGGTAATGTCGCAACCGGCGACGGTACCCGCGCCCTGATCGATGCGGGTGCCGATGGTGTAAAGGTCGGCATCGGCCCTGGCTCAATCTGCACGACCCGTATCGTCGCAGGCGTCGGCGTGCCGCAACTGGCGGCGATCATGGCAGCGGTCGAAGCAGCTCATAAGCTTGATATTCCTGTTATCGCCGATGGCGGCGTGAAATTCTCCGGCGATCTGGCCAAGGCGATTGCTGCCGGTGCATCCGCCGTCATGGTCGGTTCACTGCTGGCCGGCACGGATGAAAGCCCCGGCGAAGTGTTTCTCTATCAGGGCCGTTCCTTCAAGGCCTATCGCGGCATGGGCTCGGTCGGTGCCATGGCGCGCGGCTCGGCGGACCGCTATTTCCAGGCGGAAGTGCGCGATACGCTGAAGCTGGTGCCGGAAGGCATCGAAGGCCAGGTGCCTTATAAGGGTCCGGTCTCCGCCGTGCTGCACCAGTTGGCGGGCGGTCTCAAGGCGGCCATGGGCTATGTCGGCGGCAAGGACATCAAGGATTTCCAGGAAAAGGCCACCTTTGTGCGGATTTCCGGCGCGGGCCTGCGCGAAAGCCATCCTCACGGTGTCACCATCACCCGCGAAAGCCCCAACTATCCGGGCGCTGCATAA
- a CDS encoding LysR substrate-binding domain-containing protein — protein MSAPLDTDQLQTFIAIVDTGSFTKAAGRVFKTQSAVSMQMRRLEERIGKQLFIKDGRGNRLTAEGEKLLNYARRIVRLNSEAIAAFDDNRLEGTLRIGTPDDYADRYMPEIIGRFAKTHPNVELYIVCEPSSDLAEKMARGELDIALVTHNPATRQSDVMRTEPLCWVASANHPLRDDAPVPLAVGRRDCNWRQLACSALDADGRDYQILFTSWSSTVVAAAVLAGLAVSVLPESALRTGMKVLGQLDGFPPLPPVQIGIMKRPGMSPSLMNAITDHIAACLDNINPTAIEDDMDGETKTYSRYYPRLRAGHMIPGW, from the coding sequence ATGTCCGCACCTCTCGATACAGACCAGTTGCAAACCTTCATCGCCATCGTCGATACTGGCAGTTTTACCAAGGCGGCAGGGCGGGTCTTCAAGACCCAGTCAGCCGTTTCCATGCAGATGCGCCGCCTGGAAGAGCGGATCGGCAAGCAATTGTTCATCAAGGACGGGCGTGGCAACCGGCTGACTGCGGAAGGCGAAAAACTGCTGAACTATGCCCGGCGGATCGTCCGGCTGAACAGCGAGGCGATTGCAGCCTTCGACGACAACCGGTTGGAAGGCACGTTGCGGATCGGCACGCCGGATGATTATGCTGACCGCTACATGCCGGAAATTATTGGCCGTTTCGCCAAGACCCATCCCAATGTAGAGCTTTACATCGTTTGCGAACCATCCTCCGACCTGGCCGAAAAAATGGCCAGAGGTGAGTTAGACATCGCACTTGTGACCCATAACCCGGCGACCAGACAATCCGATGTGATGCGCACCGAACCGCTTTGCTGGGTGGCTTCGGCCAACCACCCCCTGCGCGATGATGCGCCCGTACCGCTCGCGGTTGGACGGCGCGATTGCAATTGGCGACAGTTGGCCTGTTCGGCGCTCGATGCCGACGGGCGCGACTATCAGATCCTGTTCACCAGTTGGTCATCGACCGTGGTCGCCGCCGCAGTGCTGGCTGGCTTGGCCGTTTCTGTTTTGCCGGAATCGGCGCTGCGAACCGGTATGAAAGTGCTGGGCCAGTTGGATGGCTTTCCGCCACTGCCGCCCGTGCAGATCGGCATCATGAAACGTCCCGGCATGTCACCCTCGCTGATGAACGCCATCACCGACCATATCGCCGCTTGCCTCGACAATATCAACCCGACGGCCATCGAAGACGACATGGACGGAGAAACGAAAACCTATTCCCGTTACTATCCGCGCCTGCGGGCGGGACATATGATCCCCGGCTGGTAA
- a CDS encoding glutamate--cysteine ligase, translating to MARDTTDDTPLTSIEDMAAYMAEGCKPKETFRIGTEHEKFGFFTADLSPVPYFGEASISALLNGMQARLGWEPIIDGGNIIGLAGGSGQGAISIEPGGQFELSGAALETLHETAGETLQHLEILREVAEPMGIRFLGMGGSPLWTLEQTPRMPKSRYDIMTRYMPKVGSKGLDMMYRSSTIQVNLDFSSEADMRTKMRVSTRLQAIAMALFAASPFTEGKPNGLLSWRGEIWRDTDNRRSGLLPFVFKPDFGFIDYVEWALDVPMYFVMRDGRYHDCTHITFRQFMAGGLKGEIAAWQPTMGDWTNHLGTLFPDVRLKRFLEMRLADGGPQSHIMALSAFWVGLLYDDTALAAADNLTSGWDLATVTALRDTVPTLGFDATVEGRSVLDVSRDLLALSRAGLVARARLNAEGQDESIYLQPLDSILERGHSLAQDMLDLYHGPWDGQVEPVFSAYQY from the coding sequence ATGGCTCGCGATACAACCGATGACACGCCCCTGACCTCGATTGAGGACATGGCGGCCTATATGGCTGAGGGGTGCAAGCCGAAAGAAACATTTCGCATCGGCACGGAGCATGAAAAATTCGGTTTTTTCACCGCTGATCTCTCGCCCGTTCCCTATTTCGGCGAAGCCAGCATTTCAGCGCTACTGAACGGCATGCAGGCCCGGCTTGGCTGGGAACCGATCATCGATGGCGGAAACATCATTGGCCTGGCCGGTGGCAGTGGCCAAGGTGCGATTTCCATTGAGCCAGGCGGGCAGTTCGAACTGTCGGGCGCCGCCCTGGAGACCCTGCATGAAACAGCGGGCGAAACCCTCCAGCATCTCGAAATCCTGCGGGAAGTCGCCGAGCCGATGGGGATCCGCTTTCTAGGCATGGGCGGCAGCCCGCTCTGGACCCTGGAGCAGACGCCGCGCATGCCGAAATCCCGCTATGACATCATGACCCGCTACATGCCGAAGGTCGGCTCGAAGGGCCTGGACATGATGTATCGAAGCTCGACGATCCAGGTCAATCTCGACTTTTCATCAGAAGCCGACATGCGCACCAAGATGCGGGTTTCCACCAGGCTGCAAGCCATCGCCATGGCGCTGTTTGCCGCCTCGCCCTTTACCGAAGGCAAGCCCAATGGCCTGCTGTCCTGGCGCGGCGAGATCTGGCGCGATACCGACAATCGCCGCTCCGGCCTGCTGCCCTTCGTGTTCAAACCGGATTTCGGTTTTATTGATTATGTCGAATGGGCGCTTGATGTGCCGATGTATTTCGTCATGCGGGATGGCCGTTATCACGACTGTACCCATATCACTTTCCGCCAATTCATGGCGGGCGGTTTGAAGGGCGAAATCGCCGCCTGGCAGCCGACGATGGGAGACTGGACCAATCATCTGGGAACGCTGTTTCCCGATGTCCGCCTGAAACGATTCCTGGAAATGCGATTGGCCGATGGCGGCCCGCAAAGCCATATTATGGCGCTTTCGGCTTTCTGGGTCGGGCTGCTGTATGACGATACCGCGCTTGCGGCGGCTGACAATCTGACGTCTGGTTGGGATTTGGCAACGGTAACAGCACTTCGTGATACCGTTCCAACGCTCGGCTTCGATGCCACCGTAGAGGGCCGCTCCGTTCTGGATGTGAGCCGCGATTTACTGGCCTTGTCGAGGGCTGGTCTTGTGGCGCGCGCCCGGCTGAATGCGGAGGGCCAAGACGAATCGATCTATCTGCAACCGCTGGACAGTATCTTGGAACGAGGCCATTCCCTGGCGCAGGACATGCTGGATCTCTATCATGGCCCGTGGGATGGCCAGGTAGAACCTGTATTTTCCGCCTATCAATATTGA
- a CDS encoding NUDIX hydrolase has product MFRRPPKQQFAALCYRETETGLLEVLLITSRDTGRWVIPKGWPMGSKKSHLVAQREAYEEAGVKGKIAKTSFGSYLYMKGMPDGLKIPCEVKVYLLEVREFVDDYPEKGTRILEWVSCDVAASRVQEPQLKRLFHLLTLSRQRNAAKAG; this is encoded by the coding sequence ATGTTTCGGCGCCCGCCGAAACAGCAATTTGCCGCGCTTTGCTATCGCGAAACCGAAACGGGGCTTCTGGAAGTTCTGTTGATTACCAGCCGCGATACCGGGCGATGGGTCATTCCCAAGGGCTGGCCCATGGGCTCAAAAAAATCGCATCTCGTGGCCCAGCGTGAGGCTTACGAGGAAGCAGGCGTCAAGGGAAAGATCGCCAAAACCAGTTTTGGTTCTTATCTTTATATGAAAGGCATGCCGGACGGGCTGAAAATCCCGTGTGAGGTGAAGGTTTACCTGCTGGAAGTGCGCGAGTTTGTTGACGATTATCCAGAAAAAGGCACCCGCATATTGGAATGGGTGAGCTGCGACGTTGCGGCAAGCCGGGTGCAGGAGCCACAATTAAAACGGCTTTTCCACCTTCTTACCCTGTCACGCCAGCGCAATGCCGCAAAAGCGGGCTGA
- a CDS encoding hydrogen peroxide-inducible genes activator: MLTIRQMRYFDALATTLHFGRAADLVHVSQPALSAQIMEMEKHLGVMLIERTRASTILTTKGLEILAHVREVLAGIDRLEQAARNNGGMLEGLVRIGIIPTVAPYMVPRMVPYLRQNHPLIEIELKEAITDRLLSDLNEGKLDAVVAALPVEADALVCRSLLVDRFFMAVARNDDAVLLSPLVEADVDTDRLLLLEEGHCLRDQALAVCKTASRRSMVNFGATSMATLLQMVSHDMGMTLIPEMAIETETSRNKLRIIPFTDPPPYREIGLIWRRSSARQADMEALADGLAASAREKSTPSEPRQDL; encoded by the coding sequence ATGCTGACCATACGTCAAATGCGCTATTTCGATGCCCTCGCCACCACACTCCATTTCGGCCGGGCTGCCGATCTTGTCCATGTCAGCCAACCGGCACTGTCGGCGCAGATCATGGAAATGGAAAAACATCTGGGTGTGATGCTGATCGAGCGTACGCGCGCCAGCACGATCCTGACCACCAAGGGACTAGAAATCCTGGCCCATGTGCGCGAAGTGCTGGCGGGAATAGATCGGCTGGAACAGGCGGCGCGCAACAATGGTGGCATGTTGGAAGGCCTGGTGCGGATTGGCATCATTCCGACCGTCGCCCCCTATATGGTGCCGCGCATGGTGCCTTATCTGCGGCAAAATCATCCTCTGATCGAGATTGAGCTTAAAGAAGCAATCACAGATCGACTGCTGTCCGACCTCAATGAGGGCAAATTGGATGCGGTCGTCGCGGCGCTGCCAGTTGAGGCGGACGCTCTGGTCTGCCGCAGCCTGCTGGTCGATCGGTTTTTCATGGCCGTGGCCCGTAATGACGACGCCGTGCTTCTATCACCCCTGGTGGAGGCGGACGTGGATACCGACCGGTTGCTGCTGCTGGAAGAGGGTCATTGCCTGCGTGACCAGGCACTGGCCGTCTGCAAAACCGCCAGCCGGCGCAGCATGGTCAATTTTGGCGCAACGTCGATGGCGACACTGCTCCAGATGGTGTCCCATGATATGGGCATGACGCTGATCCCCGAAATGGCGATCGAGACCGAAACCAGCCGCAACAAGCTCCGCATCATTCCCTTTACCGATCCGCCACCCTACCGCGAAATCGGCCTGATCTGGCGGCGATCCAGCGCCCGCCAAGCGGATATGGAAGCACTTGCCGATGGTCTTGCCGCCAGCGCGCGGGAAAAATCGACACCCTCGGAACCGCGGCAGGATCTCTAA
- a CDS encoding TetR family transcriptional regulator has product MKMPIESSRINPRKQPKQKRSIQRVENILNSAEFLIIKHGVSQLRMTDIAANAGVPVGSVYQFFPQKAAVLKAIMDMRLTSLAEDITTQLTDVRDEADARARLVDLIERGARLHRDNPLCREFWIAMSTDPDLGAMQYKAQEDIGALAMRWLGPFASDGDGQGKHNRFLLVAVLSGAVFRAIAEKHERAWAMLDEWKKAACAMLFQPAQK; this is encoded by the coding sequence ATGAAAATGCCGATTGAAAGCTCGCGAATCAATCCACGTAAGCAGCCAAAACAGAAGCGCAGTATCCAGCGTGTCGAAAATATTCTGAATTCGGCTGAGTTTCTTATTATCAAGCATGGGGTTTCCCAATTGCGCATGACGGATATTGCCGCCAATGCCGGCGTACCTGTGGGTTCCGTCTACCAATTCTTTCCGCAGAAAGCGGCTGTGCTTAAAGCCATCATGGATATGCGCCTGACCAGTTTGGCCGAGGATATTACCACGCAGTTAACGGATGTGCGCGACGAAGCGGATGCGCGCGCCCGTTTGGTCGATCTGATCGAACGTGGTGCGCGCCTGCACCGTGACAATCCGCTGTGTCGCGAGTTCTGGATCGCAATGTCGACCGATCCCGATCTCGGCGCGATGCAATACAAGGCTCAGGAAGACATTGGCGCGTTGGCGATGAGATGGCTGGGGCCATTTGCCAGTGACGGGGATGGACAAGGCAAACACAATCGTTTCCTGCTGGTTGCGGTGCTGAGTGGAGCGGTTTTCCGCGCCATCGCCGAGAAGCATGAGCGAGCCTGGGCGATGTTGGACGAGTGGAAAAAGGCCGCATGCGCCATGCTGTTTCAACCCGCTCAAAAGTGA
- a CDS encoding dienelactone hydrolase family protein yields MEKPAVTPAITQAMINAYDEYTHLSLDRRGFMEKLTKLAGSGAAAAAIMPMLAANRANAALTPENDERLTASMVTYPGASGEMKGYLVTPKDAKSALPGVIVIHENRGLNPHIQDVTRRLALEGFVTLAPDFLSPQGGTPEDEDKARDMFTTLDLGATVNNAEASRAYLAAVKGVNGKVGAIGFCWGGGMVNRLAIASPLLGAGVAYYGAQPPADQVPAINAPLMLHYAGLDERINAGIDAYRKALEANGKQAEIFVYDGVNHAFNNDTSAARYNKEAAELAWSRTVAFLKKNLA; encoded by the coding sequence ATGGAAAAGCCAGCCGTTACCCCAGCGATCACCCAAGCGATGATCAACGCCTATGATGAGTATACCCATCTCAGCCTCGACCGCCGAGGCTTCATGGAAAAACTCACCAAGCTTGCCGGTTCGGGTGCCGCTGCCGCAGCCATTATGCCGATGCTGGCCGCTAACAGGGCCAATGCAGCGCTGACGCCGGAAAACGATGAACGATTGACCGCGTCAATGGTTACTTATCCAGGCGCAAGCGGCGAGATGAAGGGCTATCTGGTGACCCCGAAAGACGCTAAGTCCGCATTGCCCGGCGTGATCGTCATCCACGAGAACCGTGGCCTCAATCCGCACATCCAGGATGTGACACGCCGGCTGGCGCTAGAAGGCTTCGTTACGCTGGCACCGGATTTTCTGTCGCCACAGGGCGGCACGCCGGAGGACGAAGACAAGGCCCGCGACATGTTCACCACGCTCGACCTCGGCGCTACGGTGAACAATGCGGAGGCCAGCCGCGCCTATCTCGCTGCCGTGAAGGGCGTCAACGGTAAGGTTGGTGCCATCGGCTTTTGCTGGGGCGGTGGCATGGTCAACCGGTTGGCCATCGCCTCACCGCTGCTTGGGGCGGGTGTCGCCTATTACGGTGCCCAGCCGCCCGCCGATCAGGTGCCGGCCATCAATGCACCCTTGATGCTGCATTACGCTGGGCTTGACGAGCGCATCAATGCCGGGATCGATGCCTATCGCAAGGCGCTTGAGGCCAATGGTAAGCAAGCCGAGATCTTCGTCTATGACGGCGTCAACCATGCCTTCAACAATGACACGTCGGCGGCCCGCTATAACAAGGAGGCCGCAGAGCTTGCCTGGTCGCGCACCGTGGCCTTTCTGAAAAAGAACCTGGCATAG